Proteins co-encoded in one Actinomadura luteofluorescens genomic window:
- a CDS encoding branched-chain amino acid ABC transporter ATP-binding protein/permease, with translation MRARAALPAGGGTAVRYGGWPLLIALALVAGQTLDDYALTVAGTILVYAILGLGINIVVGYAGLLDLGFAAFFAIGAYASGLLTLKLGWDFWATLPVAVAAAAVAGVVIGYPTLRLRSDYLAIVTLGFGEIIRITVVNLEVTGGPNGLTGIPPVTVGGREIVTPGAFFHLALAFFAVVLAATALLARSRLAFAWRAVRADDTAAEAVGVPARRVKLLAYVLGAMTGAVAGPLNAAQLGTVDPSSFTFLTSLMILLVVIIGGMGSRPGVMVGAVVIVGLPEVLRTVQEYRGLFFALLLIAIVLLRPQGVWPYRPRRLRLPARPGPAPEPPAARDTVLEVDGLTRRFGGVTAVDGLALRADAGQVVSVIGPNGAGKTTAFNCVTGMIAPSAGTVVLAGRDVRGLPPHRVAAAGLARTFQSIRLFEEMTVAENVLIGRFARDRALLRPLSRADLDAVRRCLDFVGLLEAADRPAGGLAYGDRRRLEIARALAGDPRVLLLDEPAAGANPTEKRALMGLISRIGALGAAVVLIEHDVALVMSISDRVTVLEHGRTIAVGPPAEIQEDQRVVAAYLGVPDDPETDLVSEVLR, from the coding sequence GTGAGGGCGCGGGCGGCGCTGCCCGCGGGCGGTGGGACGGCCGTCCGGTACGGCGGCTGGCCGCTGCTCATCGCGCTGGCGCTGGTCGCCGGGCAGACCCTCGACGACTACGCGCTCACCGTCGCCGGGACGATCCTGGTCTACGCGATCCTCGGACTCGGGATCAACATCGTCGTCGGGTACGCGGGCCTGCTCGACCTCGGGTTCGCGGCGTTCTTCGCGATCGGCGCGTACGCCTCCGGGCTGCTGACGCTGAAGCTGGGGTGGGACTTCTGGGCGACGCTGCCGGTCGCGGTGGCCGCCGCGGCGGTGGCCGGGGTGGTCATCGGGTACCCGACGCTGCGGCTGCGCAGCGACTACCTCGCGATCGTCACGCTCGGCTTCGGGGAGATCATCCGGATCACGGTGGTCAACCTGGAGGTCACCGGAGGCCCGAACGGGCTGACCGGGATCCCCCCGGTGACGGTCGGCGGGCGGGAGATCGTCACGCCGGGGGCCTTCTTCCACCTCGCGCTCGCCTTCTTCGCCGTCGTGCTGGCGGCGACGGCGCTGCTGGCCCGGTCGCGGCTCGCCTTCGCGTGGCGCGCCGTCCGGGCCGACGACACCGCCGCCGAGGCGGTCGGCGTCCCGGCGCGGCGGGTGAAGCTGCTGGCGTACGTGCTCGGCGCGATGACCGGGGCCGTCGCGGGCCCGCTCAACGCCGCGCAGCTCGGCACCGTGGACCCCTCCAGCTTCACGTTCCTGACCTCGCTGATGATCCTGCTCGTGGTGATCATCGGGGGGATGGGCAGCCGGCCCGGCGTCATGGTCGGCGCCGTGGTGATCGTCGGGCTGCCGGAGGTGCTGCGGACCGTCCAGGAGTACCGGGGGCTGTTCTTCGCCCTGCTGCTCATCGCGATCGTGCTCCTGCGGCCGCAGGGCGTATGGCCCTACCGGCCGCGCCGCCTGCGGCTCCCGGCGCGGCCGGGCCCCGCGCCCGAGCCGCCGGCCGCGCGGGACACGGTGCTGGAGGTGGACGGCCTGACCCGGCGCTTCGGCGGCGTCACGGCCGTGGACGGGCTCGCCCTGCGCGCCGACGCCGGCCAGGTCGTCAGCGTGATCGGCCCGAACGGCGCCGGCAAGACGACCGCGTTCAACTGCGTCACCGGCATGATCGCGCCCTCGGCCGGGACGGTCGTGCTCGCCGGGCGGGACGTGCGCGGCCTCCCCCCGCACCGGGTCGCCGCCGCCGGCCTCGCGCGCACGTTCCAGAGCATCCGGCTGTTCGAGGAGATGACCGTCGCCGAGAACGTGCTGATCGGCCGGTTCGCCCGCGACCGGGCCCTGCTGCGGCCGCTGTCGCGCGCCGACCTCGACGCGGTGCGCCGCTGCCTGGACTTCGTCGGGCTGCTGGAGGCCGCCGACCGCCCGGCGGGCGGGCTCGCCTACGGCGACCGGCGCCGGCTGGAGATCGCGCGGGCGCTCGCGGGCGACCCCCGCGTGCTGCTGCTGGACGAGCCCGCCGCGGGCGCGAACCCGACCGAGAAGCGGGCGCTGATGGGGCTGATCTCCCGTATCGGCGCGCTCGGCGCCGCCGTGGTGCTGATCGAGCACGACGTGGCGCTGGTCATGTCGATCTCCGACCGGGTGACGGTGCTGGAGCACGGGCGGACGATCGCGGTGGGGCCGCCGGCGGAGATCCAGGAGGACCAGCGGGTCGTCGCCGCCTACCTCGGCGTGCCGGACGACCCGGAGACCGACCTCGTCTCGGAGGTGCTGCGGTGA
- a CDS encoding branched-chain amino acid ABC transporter permease, with product MSEFVQYLVNGLTIGAFLALIALGYSMIYGVVRLINFAHGDVFMIGAFAGFGTLTALGATGGMALPAILAAVVVGALTTGVVGTGIARAAYVPLLSSPRLALLIAAIGVSLALEEGVKVLTDARFKSYPHALDGGRILSGAVHVTWGQLVLVVLSVALMAALWLFVTRTVTGTAMRALAMDRDAARLQGINVERLILTTFFIGSLLAGAAGVMYGLYYVQISFGMGFLIGLRAFTAAVLGGIGNLPGTMAAGVCIGLVQSFSAGYVSSRWTDVIIFGLLIAVLALRPTGLFGERVVERA from the coding sequence ATGAGCGAATTCGTCCAGTACCTCGTGAACGGCCTGACGATCGGGGCGTTCCTCGCGCTGATCGCGCTGGGCTACTCGATGATCTACGGGGTCGTCCGGCTGATCAACTTCGCGCACGGCGACGTGTTCATGATCGGCGCGTTCGCCGGGTTCGGGACGCTGACCGCGCTCGGCGCGACCGGCGGGATGGCGCTGCCCGCCATCCTCGCCGCCGTCGTGGTCGGCGCCCTGACCACCGGCGTCGTCGGCACCGGCATCGCCAGGGCCGCCTACGTGCCGCTGCTGTCGTCGCCGCGGCTGGCGCTGCTGATCGCCGCGATCGGGGTGTCGCTGGCGCTGGAGGAGGGGGTCAAGGTGCTCACCGACGCCCGGTTCAAGTCCTACCCGCACGCGCTGGACGGCGGCCGGATCCTCAGCGGCGCCGTCCACGTCACCTGGGGGCAGCTCGTCCTGGTCGTGCTGTCGGTGGCGCTGATGGCGGCACTGTGGCTGTTCGTCACCCGCACCGTGACGGGGACCGCGATGCGCGCGCTGGCGATGGACCGCGACGCGGCGCGGCTCCAGGGGATCAACGTGGAGCGGTTGATCCTGACGACGTTCTTCATCGGGTCGCTGCTGGCGGGCGCGGCCGGCGTCATGTACGGGCTGTACTACGTGCAGATCAGCTTCGGCATGGGTTTCCTCATCGGCCTGCGCGCGTTCACCGCCGCGGTGCTCGGCGGCATCGGCAACCTGCCGGGGACGATGGCCGCGGGCGTGTGCATCGGCCTCGTCCAGTCGTTCTCCGCCGGGTACGTCTCGTCCCGCTGGACGGACGTCATCATCTTCGGGCTACTGATCGCGGTGCTGGCGCTGAGACCCACCGGCCTGTTCGGCGAGCGCGTCGTGGAGCGCGCGTGA
- a CDS encoding branched-chain amino acid ABC transporter substrate-binding protein has translation MTPLTPRDRGRRFRMLTAAGAGLLLVPLAAACGSGGSGGSGAIKIGVPAPLSGDSASAGQDILAAAKVAADEINKAGGVDGRKIQIVEADDQCSAQQGAQAAQKLLNSGVVAVAGGYCSGAAVPAIPIYGRRGVPFVMDASTNPSLTDSGKGKVFRTCGRDDNQGLVAARFMTGPLGAKRIALLHDNTTYAKGLADAAANSARQAGGQVVYENALQPGQSDYGPVLTKIASTRPDVLYFTGYFAEAGLLMKQRKQLGLRFTLMGGDATTDSTVLKTAGAAAGGYIATTAPLAKDLPAAAAFVSAYKAANHADPGPFSVYEYDAVKVVAKAIDDAGSTRGAAITEALHKIKGFPGITGPITFDAKGDRTDPLYITVQVQGGAFTAYKKLDESGATWVDAKTS, from the coding sequence ATGACCCCACTGACCCCGCGGGACCGCGGACGCCGGTTCCGGATGCTCACCGCGGCGGGCGCCGGCCTGCTGCTCGTCCCGCTCGCCGCGGCCTGCGGGTCGGGCGGCTCCGGCGGCTCGGGCGCCATCAAGATCGGCGTCCCGGCGCCGCTGAGCGGCGACTCGGCCTCGGCGGGGCAGGACATCCTCGCCGCGGCCAAGGTCGCCGCCGACGAGATCAACAAGGCCGGCGGGGTGGACGGCCGCAAGATCCAGATCGTGGAGGCCGACGACCAGTGCAGCGCCCAGCAGGGCGCGCAGGCCGCGCAGAAGCTGCTCAACAGCGGGGTCGTGGCGGTCGCCGGCGGGTACTGCTCGGGCGCGGCGGTGCCCGCGATCCCGATCTACGGCAGGCGCGGCGTCCCGTTCGTGATGGACGCCTCCACCAACCCCTCCCTCACCGACAGCGGCAAGGGCAAGGTGTTCCGCACCTGCGGGCGCGACGACAACCAGGGCCTCGTCGCCGCCAGGTTCATGACCGGGCCGCTCGGCGCCAAGCGGATCGCGCTGCTGCACGACAACACCACCTACGCCAAGGGCCTCGCGGACGCGGCGGCGAACTCGGCGCGGCAGGCGGGCGGCCAGGTCGTCTACGAGAACGCGCTGCAGCCCGGCCAGTCCGACTACGGCCCCGTCCTGACGAAGATCGCCTCGACGCGGCCGGACGTGCTGTACTTCACCGGCTACTTCGCCGAGGCGGGCCTGCTGATGAAGCAGCGCAAGCAGCTCGGGCTGAGGTTCACGCTCATGGGCGGGGACGCCACCACCGACTCCACCGTGCTGAAGACGGCCGGAGCCGCGGCCGGCGGCTACATCGCGACCACCGCGCCGCTGGCCAAGGACCTGCCCGCCGCCGCGGCGTTCGTCTCGGCGTACAAGGCCGCGAACCACGCCGACCCCGGGCCGTTCTCGGTGTACGAGTACGACGCGGTGAAGGTCGTCGCGAAGGCCATCGACGACGCGGGGTCCACCCGGGGCGCCGCGATCACCGAGGCCCTCCACAAGATCAAGGGCTTCCCGGGCATCACCGGGCCCATCACGTTCGACGCCAAGGGCGACCGGACCGACCCGCTCTACATCACCGTCCAGGTCCAGGGCGGCGCGTTCACCGCCTACAAGAAGCTCGACGAGAGCGGCGCCACCTGGGTGGACGCCAAGACCTCCTGA
- a CDS encoding ornithine cyclodeaminase family protein has product MAGVLLLSAADVRAVFDLPAAIASQREAFGALGRGRARLAPRVLLDGPDGDVAFGYVSRLPGAGAVAKFGSVNPGNAARGLPTVAALVTVQDPVDGRPVAIIEGEAVTTLRTSAASAVAADHLAPREASRLAVVGCGVQGRAHVRAMAAVRPLAEVAMACRHPGTCTVAAGLARELELPVAAAASAREAVRGAQIVVTATTSAEPVVLGAWLGAGCTVVSVGSFAPDRAEVDGEVLARAASVVVDDVATALEHAGPVVAAVRAGELDPGRVRPLGPVVAGLAAGRRSGSDIVFYNSVGLGVQDAAAASVIVDRARAAGAGTLVEL; this is encoded by the coding sequence ATGGCCGGTGTCCTGCTGCTGTCCGCGGCCGACGTGCGCGCGGTGTTCGACCTGCCCGCCGCGATCGCCTCGCAGCGGGAGGCGTTCGGCGCGCTCGGCCGCGGGCGGGCGCGGCTCGCGCCGCGGGTGCTGCTGGACGGTCCGGACGGCGACGTCGCCTTCGGCTACGTCTCCCGCCTGCCCGGCGCCGGCGCCGTCGCCAAGTTCGGGAGCGTCAACCCGGGCAACGCCGCGCGCGGCCTGCCGACCGTGGCGGCGCTGGTGACCGTCCAGGACCCGGTGGACGGCCGGCCCGTCGCGATCATCGAGGGCGAGGCCGTGACGACGCTGCGCACGTCGGCGGCGAGCGCGGTGGCGGCCGACCATCTCGCGCCGCGGGAGGCCTCCCGCCTCGCGGTCGTCGGCTGCGGCGTCCAGGGCCGCGCGCACGTGCGCGCGATGGCCGCGGTGCGTCCCCTCGCCGAGGTGGCGATGGCCTGCCGCCATCCCGGCACCTGCACCGTCGCCGCCGGGCTCGCGCGGGAGCTGGAGCTGCCGGTCGCGGCGGCGGCGTCCGCCCGCGAGGCGGTCCGGGGCGCGCAGATCGTCGTCACCGCCACCACCAGTGCCGAGCCGGTCGTCCTCGGCGCGTGGCTCGGCGCCGGGTGCACGGTCGTGAGCGTCGGATCGTTCGCGCCGGACCGGGCCGAGGTGGACGGCGAGGTCCTCGCCCGCGCCGCCTCGGTGGTGGTGGACGACGTGGCGACCGCCCTGGAGCACGCCGGCCCCGTCGTCGCCGCCGTGCGCGCGGGCGAGCTGGACCCCGGCCGGGTGCGGCCCCTGGGCCCGGTCGTCGCCGGCCTTGCCGCCGGGCGCCGCTCCGGATCCGACATCGTCTTCTACAACAGCGTCGGCCTCGGCGTGCAGGACGCGGCGGCGGCGTCCGTCATCGTCGACCGGGCCCGCGCGGCCGGCGCCGGCACGCTCGTGGAGCTCTGA
- a CDS encoding helix-turn-helix domain-containing protein has product MRDVLAGNLRRARLELGLSLSELSRRSKIGKATLSQLEAGAGNPTIETVFSLSRALEVPISDLLDRQEPSGLTVVRAAEVEVLSGEGVDLRPLRGIESGGAMFEVYDQQVRAGRRQDSLGHVGMEHTIVQSGRLAVRVDDRHVELGPGDYVGFDARLPHSYTAVEGPVRSVLLLQYSADQRLHASPGTPSHLVETP; this is encoded by the coding sequence GTGCGGGACGTGCTGGCCGGCAACCTGCGCCGGGCGCGGCTGGAGCTCGGCCTGTCGCTGTCGGAGCTGTCCCGCCGATCGAAGATCGGCAAGGCGACGCTGTCCCAGCTGGAGGCGGGCGCCGGCAACCCCACGATCGAGACCGTGTTCAGCCTGTCGCGCGCGCTGGAGGTCCCCATCTCCGACCTGCTCGACCGCCAGGAGCCGTCCGGGCTCACGGTGGTGCGGGCGGCGGAGGTGGAGGTGCTGAGCGGGGAGGGCGTCGACCTGCGGCCGCTGCGCGGCATCGAGTCCGGCGGCGCCATGTTCGAGGTGTACGACCAGCAGGTCAGGGCCGGACGCCGGCAGGACTCGCTCGGCCACGTGGGGATGGAGCACACGATCGTCCAGTCCGGGCGGCTCGCCGTTCGGGTGGACGACCGGCACGTGGAGCTCGGGCCGGGCGACTACGTCGGCTTCGACGCGCGCCTGCCGCACAGCTACACCGCAGTCGAGGGGCCCGTCCGGTCTGTCCTGCTGCTCCAGTACAGCGCTGACCAGCGGCTTCACGCCTCGCCCGGAACTCCGTCCCATCTGGTCGAAACCCCCTGA
- a CDS encoding NAD(P)/FAD-dependent oxidoreductase: MTRVVVLGAGIIGAACARELALAGCAVTVADRGGPAAGTTAHGEGNVLVSDKGPGPELELARLSRELWPAILDGDPNAGGVEWDAKGGIVVATTPAGAEALTEFADAQREAGVAADDLDAAALAAAEPHLTRDFAKAVHYPEDAQVQPAGAAVALLAAAVRAGAVLRTGCEVLGAVRRNGRITGVRTSGGTIEADAVVNAAGPWSGEVAARLGVRLGVRPRRGEVLVTAPMPPTVFHKVYDADYVGAVGSGAGDLQASAVVESTRAGTILLGSSRRRVGFDDRIRPEVLSVIAAKALRLFPSLAGVPVMRAYGGFRPYVDDHLPVIGADPHLEGLWHATGHEGAGIGLSAGTAAVLRDLMLGRAPAIDAAPFRADRPAAQCEGETR, encoded by the coding sequence ATGACGCGGGTCGTGGTGCTGGGCGCCGGGATCATCGGCGCGGCCTGCGCCCGCGAGCTGGCCCTGGCGGGCTGCGCGGTCACCGTCGCCGACCGGGGCGGGCCCGCCGCCGGGACCACCGCCCACGGCGAGGGCAACGTCCTCGTCTCCGACAAGGGGCCGGGCCCGGAGCTCGAACTGGCGCGGCTCTCGCGCGAGCTGTGGCCCGCGATCCTGGACGGCGACCCGAACGCCGGCGGCGTCGAATGGGACGCCAAGGGCGGCATCGTCGTCGCCACCACTCCGGCGGGCGCCGAGGCGCTGACGGAGTTCGCCGACGCCCAGCGCGAGGCCGGGGTCGCCGCCGATGACCTGGACGCCGCCGCCCTCGCCGCCGCCGAACCCCACCTGACGCGCGACTTCGCCAAGGCCGTCCACTACCCCGAGGACGCGCAGGTCCAGCCCGCCGGGGCGGCCGTCGCCCTGCTGGCCGCCGCCGTGCGCGCCGGCGCGGTCCTGCGCACCGGATGCGAGGTCCTCGGCGCGGTCCGGCGCAACGGCCGCATCACCGGCGTCCGCACCTCCGGCGGGACGATCGAGGCCGACGCGGTCGTGAACGCGGCCGGCCCCTGGTCGGGGGAGGTCGCCGCGCGGCTCGGCGTCCGGCTCGGCGTCCGGCCCCGCCGCGGCGAGGTCCTGGTGACCGCGCCGATGCCGCCGACCGTCTTCCACAAGGTCTACGACGCCGACTACGTCGGCGCGGTCGGCAGCGGCGCCGGCGACCTGCAGGCGTCCGCCGTCGTCGAGTCCACCCGGGCCGGGACGATCCTCCTCGGCTCCTCGCGCCGCCGGGTCGGGTTCGACGACCGGATCCGCCCCGAGGTGCTGTCGGTCATCGCGGCCAAGGCGCTGCGGCTCTTCCCGTCCCTGGCCGGGGTACCGGTGATGCGCGCCTACGGCGGGTTCCGCCCGTACGTCGACGACCACCTGCCCGTCATCGGCGCCGACCCGCACCTGGAGGGCCTCTGGCACGCCACGGGGCACGAGGGCGCCGGGATCGGCCTGTCCGCCGGGACCGCCGCCGTCCTGCGCGACCTCATGCTCGGCCGCGCCCCCGCGATCGACGCGGCGCCGTTCCGCGCGGACCGGCCCGCCGCCCAGTGCGAAGGAGAGACCCGATGA
- a CDS encoding (2Fe-2S)-binding protein, translating to MSARLVPAAGDRTGRRPDVPLRITVDGEPVDGVAGQTLAGVLLAAGRRTWRRGPSGAPRGVFCGIGACFDCLLTVNGVRDVRACRRRARDGDAVATQSRDAR from the coding sequence ATGAGCGCGCGACTCGTTCCCGCCGCCGGCGACCGCACGGGGCGCCGCCCCGACGTTCCGCTGCGGATCACCGTGGACGGCGAGCCCGTGGACGGCGTCGCCGGCCAGACCCTCGCCGGAGTGCTGCTGGCGGCCGGCCGGCGCACCTGGCGGCGGGGCCCCTCCGGCGCCCCGCGCGGCGTGTTCTGCGGGATCGGCGCCTGCTTCGACTGCCTCCTCACCGTCAACGGCGTCCGCGACGTGCGCGCCTGCCGCCGCCGCGCCCGCGACGGCGACGCCGTCGCGACCCAGTCCCGGGACGCCCGGTGA